The genomic interval ACATCCACAGTTGATTTCTCATCTAATTTTTCTAGATCCTCTAGATTTACTTCCAAGACCTTTGCAATTACATCTAAGAATCTTCCTGTTCCTGCAGCACATTTATCGTTCATAACAAAGTTTTCAAGCATTCCATTGTCTCCAATTTTTAATGCTTTTGAATCTTGTCCTCCGATATCAATAATTGAGTGAACATTTGGAAATAGAAAATATGCTCCCTTTGCATGGCAAGATAATTCAGACATTTGAGCTGGGACTTCTGCTAAAGAGTTTCTTCCATAACCAGTTGCAACAGCTCCTTGTAATTCACTTACAGAACTTAAACCAATTTGCTCTAAAGCCTCTTTCATGGCTCTAGCTGGTCCACTAGTTCCTGTCCCTACTGATATAACAGCTTTTGCTACAATTTCTTTACCATCTTTCAATATTATACATTTAGATGCTGTTGAACCAACATCTATTCCCATCGTAAATATACTCATATATTTATCCTTTCCTTAAAATAAATTAATCTATCCTATCCATACAGCATGTAACTCTTTAGCAAAATCTAAAAATTTAGTTATAATCACTGCGTTTGTAAGGTTACTGATAAATCCTCCAATTACAGGAACTACAAAGAATGCTAACTTAGAATATCTATATTTTTTACATACAGCTTGCATAGTAGTCATTGCAACTGGAACAGCTCCTAATCCAAATCCTATATGTCCAACTGTCATTACTGCTGCATCATAGTTCTTTCCTAATAACTTGAATGTTAAGAAATAACAGAATATTATAATTAATATAACTTGTGCTATTAATAATACTATTAATGCTAATCCTAATCCAGATAATTGCCATAGTTTCATAGTAATAATTGACATAGAAACAAATAGTGCTAATGAAAATTCTCCAACTATATCAATTGATTCATATAGAACTTCATGATTACCTTGTTTTCTATCATATATTAATCTTATTATAATTCCTGCAAACATACAAGATACGTGTATTGGTAATGCAACTTTCCAACCAGTACTATCTTGTACAGATTTTAAGCCTAGTTCTATAATTTTTCCTATTCCTATAGCTATACACATTAAAAATACAGCTTGAATAATATTTGGTTTATCAACTAATAGATTTCCTGATTCTCCCTCAGCATCTATTTCTCCTATTACTTCTTTCTCTGCTAATTTTTCATCTAATTTAAATCTTTTTACTAAGAAGTTTCCAAAAGGCCCTCCAAGCATACAACCTGAAATTAATCCGAATGTAGCTGCTGCTATTGCAACTTCCATAGCTGCTGGTGCTCCTGCATCAACTGCTATTGGTGCAAATGATGCTGCATTCCCATGTCCACCAGTCATAGGTATACTTCCAGTCATCATTGAAATTAATGGATCTATATTCATAAACTTACCAACTGCTAATGCTACCCCATTTTGGAAAGCTGCTAAAACTGCTGCCAAAATTGCAAATATTACAACAAGTTTTCCACCTTTTTTCAAAAGTGCCATACTTGCTGCTGCTCCACTTGCTGCAAAGAATATACAATAGAATAATTGGTTTATAGCTTTATAGTCAAAGTCTAATTGAACTATTCCCATTTTGAATAGTAGTAGTGATAATAATGCAAATATTGTTCCTCCAACAACAGATGCAGGTAAACAATATTTTTTTAAAACTGGGAATATTTTTCTCAAAAATTCACCAAAGTAAATTGCTAATACTGCCAACATTAATGTCGTAAACATATCTAATTTTAATATTTTTATTTCTTCCATTATTCCTCATTTCTAATTATTTAATTAACAATCATTCATATAAATATTTAAGTTAGAATTCCAATATTAACTTACAAGTCTATCCATTGACAAAAAATCAATGGATAGGGTAAGTTTTATATCATATTTTTATTTTTTTGTATAAGTTTCAAATTCTCTTATAGCTCTAGGTAAAATCATTTGATGGAAAGCACAAATTGATTTAGGGTTTTGATATACTGCATTAGCAAATGCAGAGATATATCCTCTTAAATCATATAGAGGTACTATTTCATCAACCATACCTGTTTTAGCACAATATGCTGGTCTTGATTTAGCTGTATATTCATTTATCAATTGATTCATTTTGTCAATTGTAGGTTGTAAATCTTTTCCAGCTTTGTAATCTTTAGCAAGTCTTCTTGAGTACATTGCAGAAGCTGCTGTTTCACCATTCATTACATATACTTCAGTAGCTGCTGTTCCTAGAGAGAAAGCATTTGTATTATTACCTTGTGGTCCACCTAATACATAGTGAGCTGCAGCTGAACCTTTTCTTAAAGTAATTTCTATTTGAGGTACATGTGAGTTTTCTATAGAGTAGATTAGAGATTGTCCTAATCCTAATAATTCTGCTTCTTCAGCAGGGTTTCCTACATCTATTCCACTTGTATCTTGTAACCAAACTATTGGTAATCTATCTCTTGAGCAAAGAGTTACGAATTCACTCATTTTGATAAGTCCTTGACGATATAGTTTTCCACCAATACCAACTGCTTTTTCTCTGTATTCAGGATAGTTCATTAAAAGTCCTTGTGCATTTGCAACAACTCCTACTAATAATCCA from Fusobacterium pseudoperiodonticum carries:
- a CDS encoding acyl-CoA dehydratase activase gives rise to the protein MSIFTMGIDVGSTASKCIILKDGKEIVAKAVISVGTGTSGPARAMKEALEQIGLSSVSELQGAVATGYGRNSLAEVPAQMSELSCHAKGAYFLFPNVHSIIDIGGQDSKALKIGDNGMLENFVMNDKCAAGTGRFLDVIAKVLEVNLEDLEKLDEKSTVDVAISSTCTVFAESEVISQLAKGTKIEDIVKGIHTAIASRVGSLAKRIGIKDDVVMTGGVALNKGMVRALERNLGFKLHTNEYCQLNGAIGAALFAYQKYTMTHQ
- a CDS encoding sodium/glutamate symporter, yielding MEEIKILKLDMFTTLMLAVLAIYFGEFLRKIFPVLKKYCLPASVVGGTIFALLSLLLFKMGIVQLDFDYKAINQLFYCIFFAASGAAASMALLKKGGKLVVIFAILAAVLAAFQNGVALAVGKFMNIDPLISMMTGSIPMTGGHGNAASFAPIAVDAGAPAAMEVAIAAATFGLISGCMLGGPFGNFLVKRFKLDEKLAEKEVIGEIDAEGESGNLLVDKPNIIQAVFLMCIAIGIGKIIELGLKSVQDSTGWKVALPIHVSCMFAGIIIRLIYDRKQGNHEVLYESIDIVGEFSLALFVSMSIITMKLWQLSGLGLALIVLLIAQVILIIIFCYFLTFKLLGKNYDAAVMTVGHIGFGLGAVPVAMTTMQAVCKKYRYSKLAFFVVPVIGGFISNLTNAVIITKFLDFAKELHAVWIG